TTTTCAACTTATATATGCCTAGTAGAAATAATGAAATTAATTCACAACTTCAAAAAATTGACTCTATTATAAAAATAATACTCTTAGATTTTGCTAAAGCTTTAAAATACAAAGCAGTCTCTTTAAAACAAGATGAACTTTTTGAAGAACTTAAAGTTAATCTCGATGACTGCAGAGTTTTAGTTGAAACAGAAAAACAAAACATTTTTTTTCAAAAAAAAATTGAAGTTAGCAATGATTACTCTAATAAGTTTTCAGAATATATAATTCTTTCTAAAATAAGAGAATGTTTTAATAAAATTTCTGATGATATTTCTATAACAAATGAGTTAGCATCTATTTTAAAAGATATAGCCACTTTAAATTTAAATAAGTATACTTATCGATTTATTTTGAAGAGATTAGAACAATCAGAAAAAAAATTTAGAAAAGATTTAGAAGAAAGTTCTTTAACCATTGAAAATGAAACTATGTACTTTCAACTTATAGAAAGTATCAAGGATTTAATTACAATTAGAAGTGAAAAAATTTTTAAAGGAAATCTCTAATTTTCCTTTAACAATGTTAATAGAAAAATAAAATTTTAAGGAGGATTTAAAATGGCTGATGATGGTAAAAAACTTGGAGTAATAGCCCTTACTGCACTTGTTATTAGTGCGATGATTGGGGGAGGTGTTTTTAATTTACCACAAAATATGGCTCAATCTGCAGGTCCTGGTGCTATTATCATAGCTTGGGTTATAACTGGAGTTGGAATGTGGTTCGTTGCTAATACTTTTAGAATTCTTGCTGCTGCTAGACCTGAAGCTACAACGGGTATCTATGCTTACGGTGAACTTGGTTTTGGAAATTTCACTGGTTTCCTTATGGCTTGGGGATATTGGATTTGTAACTGCTTTGCTAATATTGGTTATGCAGTTCTTCTTATGGATTCTTTAAACTATTTCTTCCCAGGGTATTTTACTGGTGGAAATAACTTTAACTCAGTTATTGGTGGATCTTTAGTTATTTGGGTTATATATTTTGTTGTTTTAGCTGGTGTTAAAGGTGCTGCTTCATTAAATACAATTGGTACAATTGGAAAATTAGTTCCTCTTGTTCTTTTCTTATTAATAACTGCTTTTGTTTTTAAAGTTACATTCTTTTTTACAAACTTTTGGGGAACAGAAACTA
This portion of the Candidatus Cetobacterium colombiensis genome encodes:
- a CDS encoding aromatic acid exporter family protein; the encoded protein is MLFNKLSSYDKHKVFKNMLAPYTAVLIAQYFSLGYQYSAATICILSLESTRKASLRSSFERVTAASFGLILSATIIGLCDFNPISLVIFTGIFMPLCIRFNLLQGFFTNVVLASHFLLDKNVDVFFVLDQFFLLLVGVLCAIFFNLYMPSRNNEINSQLQKIDSIIKIILLDFAKALKYKAVSLKQDELFEELKVNLDDCRVLVETEKQNIFFQKKIEVSNDYSNKFSEYIILSKIRECFNKISDDISITNELASILKDIATLNLNKYTYRFILKRLEQSEKKFRKDLEESSLTIENETMYFQLIESIKDLITIRSEKIFKGNL